A genomic window from Tolypothrix sp. PCC 7910 includes:
- a CDS encoding NUDIX hydrolase gives MNYRNPAPTVDVIIELIDQPHLPIVLIERHNPPLGWALPGGFVDYGESVEAAARREAEEETGLKIELVEQFLVYSDPNRDPRQHTMSVVFLATAKGQPKAGDDAKNIGIFESWRAPGNLCFDHDRILRDYWQYRHYGLRPRLG, from the coding sequence ATGAATTACCGTAATCCGGCTCCGACTGTGGATGTAATTATTGAATTAATCGATCAACCTCATCTACCTATAGTGTTAATTGAAAGACATAATCCGCCTCTAGGTTGGGCGCTTCCTGGTGGTTTTGTAGATTACGGTGAATCTGTAGAAGCAGCAGCGCGACGAGAAGCTGAAGAGGAAACGGGTTTAAAAATCGAGTTGGTTGAGCAATTTTTAGTCTATTCTGACCCCAACCGCGATCCGCGTCAGCATACTATGAGCGTTGTATTTTTGGCGACAGCGAAGGGACAGCCAAAAGCTGGCGATGATGCTAAGAATATCGGTATTTTTGAGTCTTGGCGCGCACCTGGTAATTTATGTTTTGACCACGATCGCATTTTGCGCGATTACTGGCAATATCGGCATTATGGGTTACGTCCGAGGTTGGGTTAA
- the malQ gene encoding 4-alpha-glucanotransferase, whose amino-acid sequence MPFPRSSGILLHPTSFPSRFGIGDLGLEAYRFIDFLKDSYQQYWQVLPLGPTGYGNSPYMSYSAMAGNPLLISPEKLLKDGLLTEEDFANLPAFPSNKVDFEQIVPIKNALLQKACENFHTKATSIQKTKFADFCDRKAYWLDDYALFMALKDTQNGASWHTWEPEFAKRQPEALDRVRRQLTTEIFYYKFIQYEFFQQWSELKTYANKHGIDIIGDIPIYVAHDSADVWANPNIFCLDEETGEAAQMAGVPPDYFSATGQLWGNPVYNWEELQKQDFKWWLQRFEAMLDYVDIIRIDHFRGFEAYWSVPQGEETAMNGEWVEAPGEAFFETIRQKLGKLPVLAEDLGVITLEVEALRDKFEFPGMKVLQFAFGSDPANPFLPFNYPRNAVVYTGTHDNDTTVGWFNQAGDWEKENLLLYLGCVSPEGIHWDLIRLALSSIANQAILPLQDILGLGGEARMNFPSVAEGNWEWRYQENALTEELSHKLKRLTTLYGRAPKESSAES is encoded by the coding sequence ATGCCTTTTCCTAGATCCAGCGGCATTTTGCTGCATCCAACTTCTTTTCCCAGCCGATTTGGTATTGGGGATTTAGGCTTAGAAGCTTATCGCTTTATCGATTTTCTCAAAGATAGCTACCAACAATACTGGCAAGTTCTACCTTTGGGCCCTACTGGATATGGCAATTCGCCTTATATGTCTTACTCAGCAATGGCGGGGAATCCCTTGCTGATTAGCCCAGAAAAACTGCTCAAGGATGGTCTACTGACAGAGGAAGACTTTGCTAATTTACCAGCATTTCCCTCAAACAAAGTAGATTTCGAGCAAATTGTACCAATTAAAAATGCCTTACTGCAAAAAGCTTGCGAGAACTTTCACACCAAGGCAACATCGATTCAGAAGACAAAATTTGCAGATTTTTGCGATCGCAAAGCTTATTGGCTAGATGATTATGCCTTATTTATGGCACTCAAAGATACTCAAAATGGTGCCAGTTGGCATACCTGGGAACCTGAATTTGCCAAGCGTCAACCAGAAGCATTGGATAGGGTAAGGCGACAACTGACTACGGAGATTTTTTATTATAAATTCATCCAATATGAGTTCTTCCAGCAATGGTCAGAACTCAAAACCTATGCAAATAAACATGGTATAGACATTATTGGTGATATTCCCATTTACGTTGCTCATGATAGTGCTGATGTTTGGGCAAACCCTAATATCTTTTGCCTAGATGAAGAAACTGGCGAAGCCGCACAAATGGCAGGTGTTCCACCAGATTACTTTAGCGCCACAGGTCAATTGTGGGGTAACCCAGTGTACAACTGGGAAGAATTACAAAAGCAAGACTTTAAGTGGTGGCTACAGCGCTTTGAAGCAATGCTAGATTATGTAGATATTATTCGTATTGACCACTTCCGAGGATTTGAAGCTTATTGGTCTGTACCCCAAGGTGAAGAAACTGCTATGAATGGTGAATGGGTAGAAGCACCAGGAGAAGCTTTTTTTGAAACAATTCGCCAAAAATTAGGCAAACTGCCAGTCTTAGCAGAAGATTTAGGTGTGATTACGCTAGAGGTAGAAGCACTACGGGACAAATTTGAATTTCCGGGAATGAAAGTTTTACAGTTTGCCTTTGGTTCCGATCCTGCTAATCCATTTTTACCCTTCAACTACCCGCGTAATGCTGTAGTTTATACTGGAACCCACGATAATGACACCACTGTTGGCTGGTTCAATCAAGCTGGCGATTGGGAAAAGGAAAACTTATTGCTTTATTTAGGTTGTGTCAGCCCTGAAGGTATCCACTGGGATTTAATTAGACTCGCTTTGAGTTCCATTGCCAATCAAGCAATTCTTCCTTTACAAGATATTTTGGGATTAGGGGGAGAAGCACGGATGAATTTCCCTAGCGTTGCTGAGGGTAACTGGGAATGGCGCTACCAAGAGAACGCTTTAACTGAGGAATTAAGCCACAAGTTGAAACGCCTAACCACTTTATATGGACGTGCGCCCAAAGAGTCCAGTGCTGAGTCCTGA
- a CDS encoding RodZ family helix-turn-helix domain-containing protein: MTWFRRKNNQPQTLSVEQQRSEKLAEIGAQLWASRQEQGLSLEEVVVLTRIPKRLLQAIEEGNLNELPEPIYIQGLIRQFADALGFNGVEFSSTFPIVYQQVNSTSTWTNKPINQLRPLHLYLLYIFVIVCSVSGLSQILNNAALQASTTLTNQTKAQKESFAQPVQSTKPLEVKPFSNTLLSAKDGQPVQIGVILKSSSWIRVVADGKTQFEGTLPEGTHRTWKAQEQLTVKTDNAGGVLMSVNQEQPKEMGEPGKVEEIKIAAKTRF, from the coding sequence ATGACATGGTTCAGAAGAAAGAATAATCAGCCGCAAACCCTTTCGGTAGAACAACAAAGATCTGAAAAGTTAGCAGAAATTGGTGCTCAACTTTGGGCTTCTCGTCAAGAACAAGGTTTATCTCTAGAGGAAGTAGTTGTATTGACTAGAATTCCTAAGCGGCTGTTACAGGCTATTGAAGAAGGTAATTTAAACGAGCTGCCAGAACCAATTTATATTCAAGGATTGATTAGGCAATTTGCTGATGCATTAGGCTTTAACGGAGTGGAATTTTCTAGCACTTTTCCGATTGTTTATCAACAGGTAAATTCTACTTCTACTTGGACTAATAAGCCCATTAATCAATTGCGTCCTCTGCATCTTTACTTACTTTATATATTTGTGATTGTTTGCTCTGTGAGCGGTTTATCTCAAATATTGAATAATGCTGCTTTACAAGCAAGTACTACCCTAACTAACCAAACAAAAGCCCAAAAAGAGTCTTTTGCACAACCGGTTCAATCAACAAAGCCACTAGAGGTTAAACCATTTAGCAATACTCTTCTGAGTGCCAAAGATGGTCAACCAGTACAGATTGGTGTCATTTTGAAGTCTTCATCCTGGATTCGTGTAGTAGCTGATGGCAAAACACAATTTGAAGGTACTCTACCAGAGGGAACTCATCGCACTTGGAAAGCCCAAGAGCAATTGACAGTGAAAACCGATAATGCTGGTGGTGTGCTGATGAGTGTTAATCAAGAACAACCTAAGGAAATGGGAGAACCTGGAAAGGTAGAGGAAATTAAAATTGCTGCTAAAACTAGGTTTTGA
- a CDS encoding pseudouridine synthase, with the protein MEVRLQKILAQWGIASRREAEEMIRRSRVRINGVLAHLGQKVNPQTDKITVDGKPVVTKQRPALRYLLLNKPAGVVSTCYDPQGRKTVLDLLPEELRQGSGIHPVGRLDTDSTGALLLTNDGELTFSLTHPSHSVPKTYSVLVKGHPSEVVLQAWRQGVLLEGRKTRPAQVRLIESFSTNSRLEIVLKEGRNRQIRRIAEQLGYPVIELHRTAIGPIQLQRPKQPYLKPGNYRSLKDDEMRFLQQQIKHTPIKDSAELRSVINHDMVQKKE; encoded by the coding sequence ATGGAGGTACGGTTACAAAAAATTCTTGCCCAATGGGGTATTGCCTCACGGCGTGAAGCTGAAGAAATGATTCGGCGATCGCGTGTGCGGATAAATGGGGTATTGGCTCATTTAGGTCAAAAAGTTAACCCTCAAACTGATAAGATTACAGTCGATGGCAAGCCTGTAGTTACTAAGCAACGTCCGGCTCTAAGATACTTATTGCTGAATAAACCTGCTGGAGTAGTTTCTACTTGCTATGACCCTCAAGGAAGAAAAACTGTTTTAGATTTACTACCAGAAGAATTACGCCAGGGATCGGGTATTCATCCCGTAGGGCGTTTAGATACAGATTCTACAGGAGCATTATTACTTACTAACGATGGCGAGTTGACATTTTCCCTCACCCATCCTAGTCATAGTGTCCCAAAAACATATAGTGTATTGGTTAAAGGACATCCATCGGAAGTAGTTTTACAAGCATGGCGACAAGGTGTGTTGTTAGAAGGGAGAAAAACACGACCAGCCCAAGTACGCCTAATAGAAAGTTTTTCTACTAACAGTAGATTAGAAATTGTTTTAAAGGAGGGACGCAACCGCCAGATTCGCCGTATAGCCGAACAATTAGGCTACCCGGTGATTGAACTACATCGGACTGCTATTGGCCCGATTCAATTACAAAGACCAAAACAACCCTATTTAAAACCGGGTAACTATCGTTCCCTAAAAGATGATGAGATGCGCTTTTTGCAACAGCAAATTAAGCACACACCTATTAAGGATTCAGCTGAGTTAAGGAGTGTAATCAACCATGACATGGTTCAGAAGAAAGAATAA
- a CDS encoding DUF2993 domain-containing protein: MPEQNSDPKSNGKIRVITNMLKTALKLWLKAQVTQVSQIDVDIRASDRQLLSGKIPWVSIFASHAVYRGLHIGKIQLVAENIQVNIGSVIKGKPLRLLETVPVFGELSMEEQELNQSLSSELLATALNDVLVKLLPEHCTKTKSTAWQKIILDTNQIILSGILSSEGESTPIKICLGLQLINAQELQLAPIQIQYDMVVQNESNQEHNFDLGPEVDIQELTLIPGKLVCRGRINVNP; this comes from the coding sequence ATGCCAGAGCAGAATTCAGACCCCAAAAGTAACGGTAAAATCCGAGTAATTACCAATATGCTGAAAACCGCACTTAAGCTGTGGTTGAAAGCACAGGTAACTCAAGTATCGCAAATCGACGTGGACATTAGAGCGAGCGATCGCCAACTTCTTTCGGGAAAGATTCCTTGGGTATCGATTTTTGCTAGTCATGCCGTTTACCGAGGTCTCCATATAGGAAAAATTCAACTAGTGGCAGAAAACATACAAGTCAACATCGGCTCAGTCATCAAGGGCAAGCCGCTACGATTGTTAGAGACAGTACCAGTATTTGGTGAACTGAGTATGGAAGAACAGGAGCTCAATCAATCTCTGTCTTCGGAGTTATTAGCAACGGCTTTAAATGATGTACTGGTTAAACTTTTACCAGAACACTGCACAAAAACCAAGTCTACTGCTTGGCAAAAAATTATCCTGGATACCAATCAAATTATACTGAGTGGCATTCTATCATCCGAAGGGGAATCTACGCCCATCAAGATTTGTCTGGGCTTACAGTTGATCAACGCTCAGGAGTTGCAACTAGCACCAATCCAAATCCAGTACGACATGGTAGTGCAAAACGAAAGTAATCAAGAACACAATTTTGATCTTGGCCCAGAGGTAGATATCCAAGAACTCACGCTGATCCCCGGTAAGTTAGTATGTCGCGGGCGAATTAACGTTAACCCCTGA
- a CDS encoding phosphatidate cytidylyltransferase — protein MPWSRIISGIVAIALALFATLLGGWYFTIVIAIVVFLGQQEYFNLVRARGIAPAAKTTMSVSLILLAICTLDGNLADAVMPIAGTFICFYLLFQPKMATIADISASIMGLFYVGYLPSYWVRLRSLGSAALSNIPLGGYWPTGWTDILDQRNLALLPQGLTATVLTFLCIWAADIGAYTIGKFFGKTRLSDISPKKTVEGAVFGISASVAVGLAGAYYLHLPRALYTGLALGLLIGIASLLGDLIESALKRDAGVKDSGQLIPGHGGILDRTDSYIFTAPLVYYFLTLLLPLITDS, from the coding sequence ATGCCTTGGTCTCGGATTATTAGTGGAATTGTGGCGATCGCACTGGCTCTGTTTGCAACCCTATTGGGGGGTTGGTACTTTACCATTGTGATTGCTATTGTGGTCTTTTTAGGACAACAGGAATATTTTAATTTGGTGCGAGCCAGAGGCATAGCTCCCGCAGCTAAAACCACCATGTCTGTCAGCTTGATCTTACTGGCAATTTGTACACTGGATGGTAATTTAGCAGATGCAGTGATGCCAATAGCTGGGACATTTATTTGTTTTTATCTATTGTTTCAACCCAAAATGGCGACGATTGCTGATATTTCAGCGTCAATTATGGGGCTATTTTATGTAGGGTACTTACCCAGTTACTGGGTGAGGTTGCGATCGCTTGGTAGCGCTGCTCTAAGTAATATACCTTTAGGGGGTTATTGGCCTACAGGTTGGACAGATATTCTAGATCAAAGAAATCTTGCATTACTACCGCAAGGTTTGACAGCAACAGTGCTAACCTTTCTTTGTATTTGGGCAGCTGATATCGGTGCTTATACTATTGGTAAATTCTTCGGTAAAACCCGTTTATCAGATATTAGCCCCAAAAAAACAGTTGAAGGAGCCGTCTTTGGGATCAGTGCTAGCGTTGCCGTAGGTCTTGCTGGTGCTTATTATCTTCACTTACCCAGAGCACTCTATACTGGTCTAGCATTGGGGCTGTTAATTGGTATTGCTAGTTTGTTAGGGGATCTGATTGAATCTGCTTTGAAGCGTGATGCTGGAGTTAAGGATTCAGGACAGTTGATCCCCGGACATGGTGGCATTTTGGATCGTACAGATAGTTATATTTTTACGGCTCCGCTAGTTTATTATTTTTTGACCTTGTTGTTACCCCTAATTACGGATAGTTAA
- the cbiT gene encoding precorrin-6Y C5,15-methyltransferase subunit CbiT: MSSQIWPYITPGIPDELFEYLPGIPLSQREVRLLLIAQLRLQPDSVLWDIGAGTGTIPVEVGLLCPGGKIIAVERDEEVANLIRRNCDRFEVKNVEVIEGSAPDCLQDIKVTPHRVCIEGGRAIQDILQAVWDYLPPTGRVVATAANLENLYAISQGFSQLRARNIEVVQSAVNRLEMRGFSQTFTAVDPIFILSGEKLD; encoded by the coding sequence ATGTCCTCCCAAATATGGCCTTATATTACCCCTGGTATTCCCGATGAGTTGTTCGAGTACTTACCTGGAATACCTTTAAGCCAACGAGAAGTTAGGCTATTGCTGATTGCTCAACTACGACTGCAACCAGATTCAGTGTTATGGGATATTGGTGCAGGTACAGGTACAATTCCTGTAGAAGTAGGACTTTTATGTCCTGGTGGTAAAATTATCGCTGTCGAACGAGATGAAGAAGTAGCTAACCTCATCCGCCGCAACTGCGATCGCTTTGAAGTCAAAAATGTCGAAGTTATTGAAGGTAGTGCGCCGGATTGTTTGCAGGATATCAAAGTTACCCCTCACCGCGTTTGCATTGAAGGGGGAAGGGCCATTCAAGATATTTTGCAAGCTGTCTGGGATTATCTGCCACCAACAGGTAGAGTGGTTGCCACAGCTGCTAATCTAGAAAATCTATATGCTATTTCTCAGGGTTTTTCGCAATTAAGAGCTCGCAATATTGAAGTTGTGCAATCTGCAGTGAATCGCCTAGAAATGCGCGGCTTTTCTCAAACCTTTACCGCCGTTGATCCTATTTTTATCCTTAGTGGTGAGAAACTAGACTAA
- a CDS encoding serine/threonine-protein kinase, with product MIKEILSSRYEVQQQLGKKSGRRTLLARDLVTGELVVVKLLSFGGDFEWDDLKLFEREAETLKSLSHPFIPRYLDYFELNTPTINGFALVQTYISAQTLEQYLKAGQIFTEAEVKQIAKALLEILCYLHGLHPPVIHRDIKPSNILLGDRSGNSVGQVYLVDFGSVQTVLATEGSTRTIVGTYGYMPPEQFGGRTVPASDLYSLGATLIYLVTGIQPADLPQKDFRIQFEQAANLSPSFTNWLRWLIEPNLEKRANSALEALKSLEKPEIPYALALTTAKPPGSKIQLTKHRDALEIIIPPTGWQPSMIFLGAFAIAWNSFILFWTIGALSAPFPVNLPFALFSLPFWGAGGFMMYGFLFSIWGSIRLRLDRQKIALTYNLLGYKSHRPQPSPRENITKLVYTPQHFTKDSEGIRTQVPAQLDIWAGVQKYQIGGNGSIKSDVEMEWLAHELSDWLGIEISKQ from the coding sequence ATGATTAAAGAAATATTAAGCAGTCGCTACGAAGTTCAACAGCAATTGGGAAAAAAGTCTGGGCGGCGGACGCTATTAGCCCGTGACTTAGTAACTGGGGAACTTGTCGTTGTGAAGTTACTTTCCTTTGGTGGTGACTTTGAATGGGATGATCTCAAGCTGTTTGAGCGAGAAGCTGAAACTTTAAAATCTTTATCACATCCCTTTATTCCTCGCTATTTAGATTATTTTGAGCTAAATACACCCACTATTAATGGATTTGCTCTAGTACAAACTTATATTTCAGCACAAACTTTAGAGCAATATTTAAAAGCTGGGCAGATATTTACAGAAGCAGAAGTTAAGCAGATAGCCAAAGCGCTTTTAGAAATTCTCTGTTACTTGCATGGACTGCATCCACCCGTAATTCACCGTGATATTAAGCCTAGCAATATTTTATTAGGCGATCGCTCTGGTAATAGTGTTGGTCAAGTTTATTTAGTAGATTTTGGCTCAGTACAGACTGTCTTGGCGACTGAAGGCTCTACTCGTACTATAGTGGGAACCTACGGTTATATGCCACCAGAACAATTTGGTGGGCGTACTGTCCCAGCTTCGGATCTTTATAGCTTAGGGGCAACATTAATTTATTTGGTAACGGGTATCCAGCCAGCAGATTTACCCCAAAAAGATTTTCGCATTCAGTTTGAGCAAGCAGCAAATCTCAGTCCTAGCTTCACTAATTGGTTGCGGTGGTTAATTGAACCTAACTTAGAAAAGCGTGCTAATTCTGCCTTAGAAGCGCTCAAATCCTTAGAGAAACCAGAAATTCCCTATGCTTTGGCTTTAACTACTGCTAAACCGCCTGGGAGCAAAATTCAACTAACTAAACATCGAGATGCGTTAGAGATTATCATTCCGCCTACTGGCTGGCAACCTTCGATGATATTCTTAGGTGCATTTGCGATCGCCTGGAATTCATTTATCTTATTTTGGACAATTGGCGCACTCTCAGCCCCTTTTCCTGTCAACCTCCCCTTTGCTTTGTTCTCTCTGCCTTTTTGGGGTGCAGGCGGCTTTATGATGTATGGTTTTTTATTTAGCATTTGGGGAAGCATCCGCTTACGCCTTGATCGGCAAAAAATTGCTTTAACTTACAATTTATTAGGATATAAATCCCATCGCCCTCAGCCATCACCTAGGGAAAATATTACTAAGTTAGTTTATACGCCGCAGCATTTTACTAAGGACTCAGAAGGTATCCGCACTCAAGTTCCTGCTCAATTAGATATTTGGGCTGGTGTCCAAAAATATCAAATTGGTGGTAACGGTAGCATCAAATCTGATGTAGAAATGGAATGGTTAGCCCATGAATTAAGCGATTGGTTAGGGATAGAAATTAGTAAACAATAG